From a region of the Pseudomonas fulva 12-X genome:
- a CDS encoding acetyl-CoA C-acetyltransferase, whose protein sequence is MSLPRRVAIVGGNRIPFARSNSAYATASNQAMLTSALEGLVERYNLHGERLGEVVAGAVLKHSRDFNLTRECVLGSRLAPQTPAYDLQQACGTGLEAALLVANKIALGQIECGIAGGVDTTSDAPIGVNEGLRKILLQANRAKSTGDKLKTLLQIRPRHLAPSLPRNGEPRTGLSMGQHCELMAQHWAIPRDEQDLLAVESHRKLAAAYAEGWQDDLMTPFLGLTRDQNLRPDIDLTKLATLKPVFEKGQRGTLTAANSTPLTDGASLVLLASEEWAKARGLPILAYWRDGEAAAVDFVKGHEGLLMAPVYAVPRLLARNGLTLQDFDYYEIHEAFAAQVLCTLKAWEDVDYCRERLGLAQPLGSIDRTKLNVKGSSLAAGHPFAATGGRIVANLAKLLSVAGKGRGLISICAAGGQGVTAILER, encoded by the coding sequence ATGAGCCTGCCGCGCCGGGTCGCCATCGTTGGTGGCAACCGCATTCCTTTCGCTCGTTCCAATAGTGCTTACGCCACCGCCAGCAACCAGGCCATGCTCACCAGCGCCCTGGAGGGGCTGGTCGAGCGCTACAACCTGCATGGCGAGCGCCTTGGCGAGGTGGTGGCCGGCGCCGTGCTCAAGCACTCGCGGGATTTCAACCTGACCCGCGAATGCGTGCTTGGCTCGCGCCTGGCACCGCAAACCCCCGCCTATGATCTGCAGCAGGCCTGTGGCACCGGACTGGAGGCCGCCCTGCTGGTGGCCAACAAGATCGCCTTGGGGCAGATCGAATGCGGTATCGCCGGCGGCGTGGATACCACTTCAGATGCGCCGATCGGCGTCAACGAAGGCCTGCGCAAGATCCTGTTACAAGCCAACCGCGCCAAGAGTACCGGCGACAAGCTTAAAACCCTGCTGCAGATCCGCCCGCGGCACCTGGCGCCGTCGCTGCCGCGCAATGGCGAGCCGCGCACCGGCCTGTCCATGGGCCAGCACTGCGAGCTGATGGCGCAGCACTGGGCCATTCCCCGTGACGAACAGGACCTGCTGGCCGTGGAAAGCCATCGTAAGCTGGCTGCCGCTTACGCCGAGGGCTGGCAGGACGATCTGATGACGCCGTTCCTGGGCCTGACCCGCGACCAGAACCTGCGCCCCGATATCGACCTGACCAAACTGGCGACCCTCAAGCCGGTATTCGAGAAAGGCCAGCGTGGCACCCTGACCGCTGCCAACTCCACGCCCCTGACCGACGGGGCTTCACTGGTGCTGCTCGCTAGCGAGGAGTGGGCCAAGGCCCGCGGCCTGCCGATTCTTGCCTACTGGCGGGACGGCGAGGCGGCGGCTGTGGATTTCGTCAAAGGCCACGAAGGGCTGCTGATGGCGCCGGTGTATGCCGTACCCCGGTTGCTGGCGCGCAACGGCCTGACCCTGCAGGATTTCGACTACTACGAAATCCACGAGGCCTTCGCCGCACAGGTGCTGTGCACCCTCAAGGCCTGGGAAGACGTCGACTATTGCCGCGAGCGCCTTGGCCTGGCGCAGCCGTTGGGCAGCATCGACCGCACCAAACTCAACGTCAAAGGCAGCTCCCTGGCGGCCGGTCACCCGTTCGCCGCGACGGGCGGGCGTATCGTCGCCAACCTGGCCAAGCTGCTGTCGGTGGCGGGTAAGGGGCGCGGCCTGATTTCCATCTGCGCCGCGGGCGGGCAGGGCGTGACGGCGATTCTGGAACGCTGA